GCAGCCGTACTCGAGGGCCGTCCGGACGTCGTCGCGCCAGCTCTCGTCGAAGCCGCCGCCGATGGGGGAGATGCCGATCAGCAGGGCGTCGACGGCGTCGGCCTCGAGGTCGGCCATCCCGTCGACGATCGGTGCGTCCTGGACGTCCGGAACGAAATCGTTCACGCGGCGGCCGGCCGACTCGCGGTCGAGGACGGCCGCGGCCTCGTAGTCGGCGTACCGGAGGACGCCGAGGGCGGTCTTGGCTCGGTCGGGAAACTTCTCGTGAGCGAGAATTGCAACGCGCATACCGGACCATTGCCGAGGGAGTACTTAAGCGGTCGATTTCGATCGCTCGAGCGAATCGGTCCAAGGACGTGCGGTGGCGCGCGCCGTCCCGCGCCGAACGGAGAGCGTGGCGCAGGTCGAAGCTACGCGAGCGAATCGGCCGGGGAGGGAGTGACAATTCCTCGTTGCCGGCATGAGGAGACGAATCGATTCGTCGGCTCGGCTCCAAACCGGACCGATACGGAGACACCGCTATTCGAGAGCGAACTCCCACGTGGCCGAAAAAGGACTACGTCGAACACGCTCGAGTTTCGCCCTCGAGCGCAACGTCCGGATCGCGATCGGGGGTCGCGTCTGTCAGTTCTCCTCGAGTGCACACGCGGGCGAACAGAACCCGCGCTGGGCCGCGTTCGCGTCCGGATACGCCTTGAATTCGTCACCACAGCTGCTGCAGCTGACGGTTTCGAAGTCGGACATAGCTCGTTCGAAGAGTCGTCCGCATCGACCAAAAATGTCCGCGGTTCGGCTCGAGCGACGGCAGTTCGAACGTCGACGCGAAACCAGCTCAAAGGCAAACCGACGACGGCGACGCCTCAGAAGGCCCGAAACTCGGCCGTCCAGAACGACCGGTGGGCGTCCTCGAGGGCCGATTTCGGATCGCCGGTCGCGTCGACGGCGGCGGTCCCGGCCGGCTCGAGGCCCGCGTCCTCGGCGAGCGTCTCGACGACGCCGCGCTGGCCGGCGAGGAACAATCGGTTCCCGTCGTCGACGCGCTCGGACAGCGTCTCCCGGCAGCGCTCGAGGTGGTCGTCGATCTGGTCGTCGCGGATGCGCTCGAAGCGGGCCTGCGAGAAGCCGCCCTTCGAGTGGTTCCCCTTGACGTCGCTCTCGAAGCCGCGGTAGTCGACGCGGTCGCCGTCCTCGTAGGTGCCGAGGGCGAACAGGTCGGTCCGAACGAGCGCGAGCGCGTACCGGCCGGTCGGCAGGAACCACTCGCGCTCGAGGCGAAAGCGGTCGTCCCAGGCGATCCGCGAGTCGTCCTCGAGGGCGCGGTCGGGCATCGCCGGCGGTTCGAGCGCGGCGGCGATCAGCCCGGTGTCGTCGAGACAGAGCACGCACGGGGCGGCCTCGTCGACGAGCGCGGCGCGGTCGCCGAGCGGCGTCTCGAGGTCGACGTCGAACGCCTCGGCGAGCGTCTCGCTGCCCTCGTCCTCGCGGAGGATCGCCGTCAGCGCGCCCTCCGGACCGGTGCGAAACGACGTCAGGCGGTCGACGACCGCCTCGAGTCGCCTCCCCCGCAGTCGGTCGCGACGGCGAACGGAGAGGCCGGCCTCGTCGCCCGCTAGTTGCTCGAGTTCGCCCTCGAGCTGGGCGATGCGGTCCTCGAGGCGGTTGACCCGCTCCTCGGCGTCCTGTCGGGCGGTGGCCGCCTCCGATCGGCGCTCGGATTCGGCCTCGTACCGGTTTCGCAGCCGCTCGTTTTTCTCCTCGAGTTCGTCGATGCGCTCCTTGAGCGAGGCGCGGCCGAGTAACGCGTCGAACATCTGGTCCGAACGGAAGGGGGCAGCGCGGCTACTTCTAGGTTCCGGCAGTGGGGTAGTCGTCGCCTGAACCGGCGTCGGAGCCGGGCAAGCCGGTAGTCCACGCGAGCAACTGCTCGGCGCGCTCGCGGCGGGCGAGCAGGACCTCGCGCAGGGAGGGCGGGTTGCGCACGTCGGTGTCCTCGAGCATCGGTTCGGGCACGGCGAGCGTGTTCGTCGGCACGGCGTCGTCGCCGTGGACCGGGAAGTGACTGGACTCGAGTTTCATCACGAGCGGGGCGTCGAGGCGCTCGAGACCGTCGCCGGTCGCGTACACCTCCTCGTTGATCCGCTCGTGTTGCTCGCTGTGCATGAGTGCGCGGTCCCCGTCGGTCGGGGTCACGTAGAGTCGTCCGAGATAGTAGCTCCGCGAAAACACCTCGAACATGGTACTAATACACAAGGGCCGGCGGAATATAACTATTTTCGGATAGATTTAAGTCGTCGGACTTTCAGTGAAGAATACAAACTCAGCCCCGTCCGCAGGTGAACAGACGGTACGCGGTAAGAGATGTTTTCCATTGAATGCACAACTATCAACTGTTGTGAGCGTCGGGAACCGTTTCGGTTACGGAACGCAAAACGATCCTCGCGCGGCGAGATAACACGGCGCTCGTCTGACTCCCCGCCGACGGGCGGCGATTCGGGTCCGCCGCCCGGAATCAACAGTTCACGCAGTTCAAACGGTAGTTGAACTGTGTTAAGAGCGTTTCTGTCGGGCGTAAACGTTCGAGCCGTTGCTCCGCCGGTCACGGACGGGATTGAACGGTTCGAACGAAGGTCTGTCTTTTTAGGACATTCGTTCGAACGGAGGCAGTGATGACCTCCCGGTCGGTTGCGCTCTTCGCACTGGTCGCCCTCCTCGGGCTCACGATCGCCCCGATCGCAAGCGGCGCCGTCGTCCCCTCCTTCGCCGCCGACGAGACCGGGGCCGAGTCGAACAGCACCGCCTCGGTTTCGACGCACATGCAATCCAATGCGGCCGACACCGAGAACACGGTCGACGCCGAACTGTTCACCAAGCAGTACGAGGCGGCCGACAACGAGAGCCGCGAAGCGCTCGTCCTCGATCGGACGGACGACCTCGGCGAACGCCTCGAGACGCTCGAGGCCGAACGCGAGGAACTGCGCGAGCGCCAGGACGAACTCGATCGCGGAGCGTACCAGGCGCGGATGGCGAAGTTCAGCGTCGAAATCCGCTCCCTCGAGCGCGAGATCGAGCGGACCCGACAGCGGGCAAACGAGACCGGCGCCGACGCCGCTCGTCTCGACGAACTCCGTACCGACGCCGAGAATCTCAACGGTCCCGAAGTAGCGGAAACCGTCCGCCAACTCGGCGGCCCCGACACCGTCCCGGGGCGGGGAACACCCGAGGATCGCCCCGGGAACGGGCGATCCGATGACCGACCCGGCAACGGCCCGCCAGCCGAGCGCGACGCCGAGACGCCTGATAACGGGCAGGGCCACGGTAACGGGCAGGCGCCGGACGAAACCGAGCGCGGCCCGGCCGACGACGCGGCCGACGGCTCGGATTCCGATCCCGGATCGCCGGGCGAGAGCGGCACGCCGGCCGACCGGTCCGGAGACGCCGGCTCGGATACGGACGCCGATCCGCCGAACGACGAAGCGGGAAGCGACGCTGACGCGGGGATGGAGTCGGCGTAGCGACCGGGAACACGGGACACAGTTCCGCGCGGGGACGGATCCGATCGGTATCGTCGCACCGAGCAGACACGCTTTTCAGCGGCGACCCCCAATCATCGCTCGATGGACTCCGCCGCATTACTGGATTTGCTGGGGAACGAAAATCGGAGACGTATTCTCCGGTTGCTCGCCCGCAAACCCTGTTACGTCACGGAAATCTCGGATTACCTCGGCGTGAGTCCGAAGGCGGTCATCGAACACTTGCGCAAACTCGAGGAGGCGGGACTGATCGAGAGCCGAGTCGACGACCAGCGCCGGAAGTACTTTCATATCGCGCGCAACGTCCGCCTCGAGGTGAACGTCTCGCCGTACGGCTTCGCGAGCAAGAGCGCCTATCCCGCCAGCAGTAGCTTCGACTTGACGACCTGTCGCCACCTCTCGTTGGACGTCGCCTGGGAGGACGCCGACGAACTCGACGACCTCCTGCGGGCCCTCGAGGACTTAGAACAGCTCGAGAACGAGCTCTCGCTCGCCCAGCGGTGGGTGCAGGGGCGACTCTGCGACGTCCTCGATCGGATCTCCGAGACCGTCGGCACCGGTCCCGAGAGCCGAATCTACGCCGATCTACTGGCGAGCATCCGAACGGAACCGAAATCCGTCGGGGAACTCAGCGAGGACGTCGACGCGCCCCGCGAGGTCGTCGCCGACCTCCTCGAGTCGATGGCCGACGAAGGGGTCGTCCGCCGCACCGAACGCGGCTGGGAGCTGACGACGGGTTAGACCGCCGGACGCAATTATTCGATATCCTGGGTGAGCCCGTTTCGCAGATCGCGTCCGAAGTAGTAGCCGAGCAGACAGCCGACCAGCCCGATCGTGACGCCGACGGCGAGGACGGCCTGCGTGGAGCCGGCGATCGCGAGGACGGCGTTGCTGAGGACGGCCGACACGCCGCCGACGGCGGTCCCGGCGGCGCCCATCTCGAGGTAGCGCCGTTTCGAGGTGAGCAGGCCGACGGCGAAGGCGACGCCGAGCATGCCGAGCATTCGGCCGGCGAACGGGAGCATCATTCCGCCGCCGACCAGCCCGGCGCCGACGAGGAGCACCAGCTCGAGGAACGCCCGCGGCGAGAAGTAGTCGCCGGGCGAGCGCCCCGGCGTGAGTCGGTCGCGCAACCGTCCGAGCCGCGAGCGCGACGACTCCGCGGGCGCGGCCGTCGACGGCGCGGGCTCGTCGGACGACTGCAGCGTGCCGGATCCGAGCGGGTCGTCGATCGCCCCGACGTCCCCGCCCGCTCCCGGCCGGTCTTCCGGCGTCGACGCCGCTCCGGTCCCGGAATCGGCCTCGACGTCCGACCCCGAGAGCAGGCTCTCGGTCTCCTCTAAGAGGTCGTCGGTGTCCCGGCTCTCGGTGACCTCGTCCGAGCGGTCGCTCATGCGATCTCCTTGGGCAGTCGACAGCATGGGTCTTTCCCATCGGCCACAGGATATACGACCGCGGGCCGCCCACCGGGGGTATGAGCTGGCTCGCGCCCGCGACGGTCGGCCTCATCGCGGCCGGCGGCGGCGTCTTCTGTTACGTTCTCGTCGCGAACTTGGAACCCCAGCCGGAGTACCCGGAGCTGATGAGCGATCTGGCCCGGCTGCTCGGGCTGGGGATCGCGCTCTGTGGACTCGCGATCGGCGCCGTCTTCCTGCGGGCCGCTGCGGGCGCGTACGTCGCCTGAAACGAGCGATCGGCTCCGCTGGTCGGGCCGGCAACGGCCGTTCTCGACCCTCGAGTCGCGGGGCCCTCCCTTTTCACGCTGGCCGCGGTACCACCGATGGATGAGCACCGAGCTGGTCGCGTTCGGCGTCAGTGCGCTCGCCCTGGGGATCGGGGTGCTGATAGCCGGCCGACGGCTCTATCCGCGACTCGACGTTCCCGAGGACGCCGAATCGACGCTACAGTTGCTGACCGCGATGATCGCGGGCGTGCTCCTGTTGACCGGACTGGGACTGGTTCTGGTCGGACTGTTTACCTGAGGCCGAACCCGAAACCAGACCTCGACGACGAGACCACGACGGATCGAGCCCGGAAAGCGTGCCTTCAAGTCCGCCGCCGCGCAACGCCCACGCATGAATCCAGGCGATCGCGTTCGCGTCGACCGTGCGGATCGCACGTACGAAGGCGTGTTGCTCCCCTCGAGTACGGACGACCACCTCGTAGTGAAACTCGAGGGCGGCTACAACGTCGGCGTCGACCGAGCGGAAGCCGAGATCGAGACGCTCGAGGAGGACGTCTACGAGATCGACGGCACCGACGCGACGGGGCCGGAAGATGACGACGCCAGCGACGAGGGCGCCGACTCCGAGATCGAGTTCGACGACGACCTGCCGACGATCTCGCTGCTCTCGACGGGCGGAACGATCGCCTCGACGGTCGACTACCGCACGGGCGCGGTGACGGCGCAGTTCGACGCCGAGGACGTCCTGCGCGCGGTCCCCGACCTCGCCGGTCGCGCGAACTACCGTGGCCGCGTCGTCGCCAACATCCTTTCCGAGAACATGGAGCCGCCGCTGTGGCAGGACCTCGCCCGCGCCGTGTACGAAGAGATCGAGGCCGGCGCCGACGGCGTCGTCGTCATGCACGGCACCGACACGATGCAGTACTCCGCGTCGGCGCTCTCGTTCATGCTCGAGACGCCCGTGCCGATCGTCTTCACCGGCTCCCAGCGCTCGGCGGACCGGCCGTCCTCCGATAACGTGATGAACGCCGTCTCGGCCGTCGAGGCCGCCAAGAGCGACTGCGCCGAGGTGCTGGTCTGCATGCACGCCTCCGAATCGGACGACGTCTGCGCGCTCCACCGCGGCACGCGCGTCCGCAAGAACCACACCTCGCGACGGGACGCCTTCGAGACCGTCGGCGCGGAGCCGCTGGGGACCGTCGACTACGACACCGAGGAGATCGAGTTCCGCCGCGACTACCAGCAGCGCGGCGAGGCCGACCTCGAGCTCCGCGAGGACCTCGCGGACGACGTCGAACTGCTCAAGTTCACCCCCGGGATGGACCCCGAATTCCTCGACGTCGTCGAGGGCAGCGAGGGGCTGATCATCGAGGGGACCGGGCTCGGCCACGTCCACACCGATCTGATCCCCCGCATCGAGGAACTGATCGAAAACGGGACGACGACCGTCATGACGAGTCAATGTCTCGAGGGGCGGGTCTGCGACCGCGTCTACGACACGGGTCGAGACCTGCTCGAGGCCGGCGTCGTCGAGGCCGGCGACACGCTACCGGGAACGGCGAAGGTGAAACTGATGTGGGCCCTCGAGCACAGCGATGACGTCGAGGAGGCGATGGGTACGTCGCTGGCCGGCGAGATTCAGGAGCGGTCGGTTCCCTGGGAGTGAGGCCACGACGCGCTCGACTGTTCGATAGCGCGCCGAGTAGTTCGACCGAGGGCTTATCAGATAGCTGTCCGGTTGGGTTGCATTGCCAACCAACGGACCGATGGCCCCATGCTCGATAGCTTCCAGCAGTGGCAACTCGGCCTCGCCCTGCTTTTCGTCCTCTCGCTGGCGGGGACGGTCGGCGCGATGACGTTACAGCTGCTCGCGGTTCCGTACGGCGGGGGTATCGGGACGGTCGGCGGCGCGCTGCTCGGGTTCCTCGCGCTTTCGTACTGGTGCTACGGACGGTAGCCCGACGCGGACTCGAGTCCGAGTCGGATACCACCGCAAGGCGAGGCGTCTGCGAAACGCTTTCCCCCGCCACCGCGTGAGATAGCCCTGTTCGATCGACGATGGTACTCGACTCAGTCTCCGATTTCGGCCTCGAGATCCGACGGGCGACCCACGACGACTACGCGGCCGTGGCCGACTTCACGGGCGATATCTGGCCGGACCGCGGCGGCGACTACATCCCGCGGGTCTACCACGAGTGGCTCGAGGACGAGCCCGGACAGGGGAAGAAGACGTTCCTCGCGGAGGTCGACGGCGAACCGGCGGGCATCGTGCAGGGCGTCATGCTCACCGACGACGAGGCCTGGTTCCAGAGCCTGCGCGTCGCGGCTGACTATCGGCGACGAGGCGTCAGCCGGCGACTCAACGAGGCGACCTTCGAGTGGGCCCGCGAGCGGGGTGCGACGGTCGGCCGGGTGATGATCTTCTCGTGGAACGCCGCCTCCTTCGGCGCCGCGCGGACCAGCGGCTTCGAGCCGCTCACCGAGTTCCGCTTCGCGCATCCGGACCCCGATCCCGACGCCGCCGCGGACCTCGAGGCCGCGGTCGACGACGCCTACCGCGTCTCGAGCGATCCCACCGCGGCGTGGCGCTACTGGACTCACAGCGACGCGCGCGAGCACCTCGACGGCCTCGCGATGGCCCCCGAGGAGTCGTGGGCCGTCCGGGAACTGACGCGCGCGGACCTCGAAGCCGACGAGACGGCCGTCTTCGCCGTCGAGGGTCCCGACGGGCTGGCCGGAATGGCGTATCGGTCGCGGACGTACGAGCGCGAAGTCGACGGCGACTCGAGCGACGACGAGACCGGAACGGAATCCGAGACGTGGGCCGAATACGGCGTCGGCGCGTGGGAGAGCGTCGACGCCGCCCGCGCGCTGTTCGCGGCGATCGCCCGCGACGCCGCCGATCTCGGGGCCGACGAAACGCGCGTGCTGATCCCCGAGACGCCCCGTCACGTCACCGACGTGCCCTACGCCGGTGCCGACATCTCCGAGGAGCCGGACTTCGTGCTCGGGATCGACCTGACGGGCGAGTGACGGCGCGTTTTCCGGATCAGAACATCCTCCTGACCGTTCATATTCGTCTCCGAGAATAGTCAGGTGAAGAACTCATGTACACTCCCTCGTACGAATCCGGTGAGGTCGTCGACGACGGCGACCTCGCGTTCACCGACGACGGTCTCGAGACGCCCGAGCGATACGTCGGCTTCGAGGACGTCCTCGTCGTCGTCGCTCCGGACGTCCGCCGCCACGTGAGGTCCGTAGACGCGGTCACCGAAGACACGTCGCTGCTCGAGTGCTATCCGGTCGCCGCGGAGTGGTTCCAGGAACCCTACTGCGACGACGATACCGTGCTGATTCACCCGGAAGACGCGGCCGTCGCCCACCGGTATCGCGTCGTCGACGAGCGCCGGGACCCCGTCGAGGGGGATCGCAAAACACCGAGCACCGCGTGACGGTCCGTTAGCCGCCGCTGACCGGCGGGAACAGCGCCAGCTCGTCCCCCTCTTCGAGCACCGTCTCCAGGCCCTCCTCCTCGACTAAGACGTTCGTCCCGTTGCGGAGCACGTTGATCTGCGAGCGCAGGTCGCCGTCCTCGAGGACCCGCGCCTCGAGGTCGGGCCGGTCGGCGACGAGTTGCTCGAGGGCGTCCCCGACGGTGTCGCCGGCGTCGGCGTCGACGGTGACGTGTTTGTCGCCCGCGCGTTCGGCGAGGTCGGCGAAGAGCTTCCACTCGGTGGCCATACGTGGCGGTATCGGTGCCGACGGCAAGTAGCTACCGCTCCCGGGTGCGTTCGGGCGGGGTGCCGTCGACCGACTCCGGGTCGTCGTTCGCGGTCGGATCGGTCGCCGCATCCGAGTCTGCGTCCGAATCCGCGTCGGAACTCGCACCTGCCTCCGCGTCAGCGTCCGACTCGAGATCGGCCGTCAGCGGCCGCTCGAGATCGCCGATCCGCCGCAGGGCGTCCGGGCGGCCGAGCACGTAGGCGACGTCGCCGGCCTCGAGTCGCGTCTCGCTCGACGGCAGCGCGAGCGGGTCGGCGCCGGCCGCGCCGCGGTCGACCGCGAGGACGAACACCGGCAGCGAGCCGACGGCTGCACCCTCGAGCGGATCGCCCGCGTCGACGGGGAGGGTGGTCACGGTCTCGTCGGCCGCCCGGAGCAGCGAGACGAGGTCCCGCTCGGCGCCGGGGTCGCGGGGGAGCGTGACGAGTCGGTACTCCTCGTCGGTCGAGAGCGTCCCCGCGTCGTCGGCGTCGACGGCGACGGTGGCCACGTCGTCGGCGACCCCGCGGAGTTCCCCGCCCGCGGCCCGCCGGAGCGAGTCCTCGTCGCGACGCCAGATCCGGACGGCGTCGCCGGGGCTGGCGTCGGGCGCCGGATCGCCGCGGATCGCGACGGCGACGGTGCCCGGCGCGAGCGTCGACCCGATTCCCGCCGGCCGGCTCCCGAGGGCCAGGTAGTCGATCGTCCGATCGGTCCCGAACTCGACGTCGACGTGGCCGATCCCGTAGTCGCGCTCGAGGCGGGCGATCAGTCGCTCGCGGAGGTCGTCGGTCGACAGCCGGCGCGGAAACAGCAGCGTGTGGCCGGCCAGTTCGGTCTTGGTCGACTCCTCGACGGAGTCGTAGCCGTCGACGTCCGCGATTTCCTCCGGGAGTTCGACGGCGACGACGCGGCCGGCCGATCGGACCAGCTGTCCGACCTCGGTGATCGTCCGCGGCGTCGCGACGGCGAAGACGTCCGTCGCGAGGTGATCGCCCAGCCGCCGGCCGCCGTCGGCGGCGATCGCGCTCGCGACGAACGCGGCGACGGTGAATGCGACCGTACTCAGCTCGAGCAGTTCCGCGTCGCCGCTGATCACCTGCTGGAGCGCCGACTGGGCGTTGAGCCAGATCGCGACCATCGACACGCCGAGTAAGATCGCGACCCCTTCGGGGATCCCGTCGGCGCTGTACCAGCGGAAGACGAAGGCGACGCCGGCGGCGGTTCCGCCCGCCAGCAGCGCGAAGCCCGCGATCCCGACGAGCGCGTCGAACAGCGCCTCCGTGGAAACCGCCTGCGAGAGGATCGGTTCGAGTCCGGGGGCGGCTGCCAGCGTCATCTGGCGACCGCCTCCACGAACTCGTCGGTCGCCGCCTCCGGCCCCGCGACGAACACCTCGTCGCCGGGCTCGAGCGACCGTTCGATGCCGGGGGCGAACACCCAGCCGCTGCGACGGCCGCCGGTCTCGCTGCCCTGTCGGCGGGCGGCCAGCACCGTCACGTTCGCCGCGTCGCGGGCGTCGGCGTCCGCGCTCGAGCCGACGGTGAGCCGCCGGATCGCGTGCCCGGCCCGCCTGACCAGCGCGAAGGCCTCGAACTCCCGGCTGGTCCCCCGAGACCGGACGACCAACTTCGGCGTCTCGGCCTCGAGCAGCGCCTTCACGTCTCGGCGGGCGACGGCGACGGTGACGCGGCCGACGCCGCCGGCGCTGGCCGCGCTCGGTTTGGGAGCGGGGACGGCGTCGGCCGCCGCATCGCCGCCGTCGGGGACCGGCGTCTCGTCGTCGGCGGGAGGCTCGTCGGCCGCGGTCGCGCGTTCGTCGTCGATCTCCGTCCGGGCGCTCAGGACCGTTCCGGAGACCGTTCGATCGCCGGCGCGGATCGACACCTCGTCGCCCCGCGCGAGGCCGGTCGGGACCAGCGTCGCGATCGAGACGGCGCGGCGGCCGTCGGGAATCCGCTTCGAGAGTCCGCCCGAAGGCGGTGCCGCGGTGATCGTCGCGCGGGCCCGTTCGTCGATCGTCACGGTGACGTCGGCCAGATCGTGGTCGGTCCGCAGCCGCTCCTCGAGGCGGGACTCGAGTTCCGACAGCGGCAGGTCAGCGGGGAGTCGCCACGAGTCGGTCTTCAGCGACCGGCGGAGGTCCGGCGACAGCAGCGGGTAGCCCTCCATGTCGTGGATCTCGCCGGTCGGACGGACCGTGACCCGGCCCACGGTGCCGACGAGTTCGACGACGTCGGTCGACAGCGTCCGCTGGCGGATCGAGGTGAGCGAGAGGCGTCGAGGGAGTTCTGCGCCGAGCTTGTCGCCCTGGTTGTGGGCGTAGAGCGCGAGCATGAGGACGACGAGGACGGCGACCAGCAGCCGCGGCGACTGGGCGATAGTGGGCTCGATGAGACCGAGCAGGCCGCCCTGCACGCTGGCGATCGAGAGCGCGAGGACGACGACACCGAAGCCTGGCAGCGTCACGCCGGTGAAGTAGCGGACGAGAAAGCCGAGCGAACCGGCGACGAACGCGGGGACGATGCCCGTCAGGAGACCGAGGTAGATGCCGAGCAGGATTTCGACCGGGAGACTTCCGCCGGGCGTCATTGGTGGCCGCAGGGCCGGGAGCGACAAAGGAGTACCGACACGCCGAGGTCGCTCCGGATCTCCGAGCGCAGCGACGATTACTCGCGTCCGCGTACCGAGTAGCGGGATCGATCGACCGCGGCGCGAACGGACGGCTCTCAGGTGTCAGTCGTCCGAGTTCAACGATTCCTCGAGACGGTGGCGTTAACTACTGCGGTCGCACATCGACGCGTATGGCCGAGGACCGGTCGCTTCGATCGCGGCTGCCCGACAACTGGCATCGGGTCCTCTCGATGCGGGCAGCCGTCGTGCTGGCACTGATCGTCGCCGGACTCTCGGTCGCGACGGCGATCGTCAACATCGGGTTCGACTTCGTCGGCGGGCCGCTCGCGGAGTACGTCCCCGAGCCCGTTCAGGATACCGCCGGCTTCACCGGCGCGCTCACCGGCTTTCTGATGGTCGGCAGCGCGCTCGCACTTCGGCGGGGGCTGCGGGCGGGGTGGTGGGCGACGCTGCTGTTGCTCCCGCTGACCGCCGCCCAAGGACTGCTCCAGTCGAGCCGGTACTCGCTGCCGCTGGTCGCCGTGTCGCTGCTGACGATTCCCGTACTGCTGTTCAGCCGCCGGCGGTTCGACAAGTCCCTCTCGCTGAGCACGACCCAGATCGCCGCCGGCTTCGCGCTGCTGGGGGTCCAGCTGTACGGCACCATCGGCGCCTACGCGCTCCGCGAGGACTTCGAGGGGATCACGAACATCCTCGACGCGTTCTACTTCACGCTGATCACCTCGAGCACGGTCGGCTACGGCGACATCACGCCGGACCAGACGTCGACGGAGGCGATGCTGTTTACCATGTCCGTGCTCGTGCTCGGCGTGGCCAGTTTCGGTATCGCCATCGGGGCGCTCGTCGGCCCGGCGATCCAATCCCGCATCACGAAGACACTCGGAAAGATGACCGACTCACAACTCGAGCTGCTCGAGGACCACGTCCTCGTGCTCGGCTACGGCGAGCTGACGGAACCGATCGTCGACGAACTCGCGGCCAACAACCGGGAGTTCGTCGTCGTGACCGGCGACCGCGAGGCCGCCGAGACGCTAACCGATCGCGGCCTGTCGGTGATACGGGGCAACCCCAGCGACGAGGGGCCGCTCCAGCGGGCGAAGATCGACCGCGCTCGCGCGGTCCTCGTCGCCACGAACCACGACGCCGAAGACGCGCTGGCGATCCTCACCGCGCGCCAACTCGCGCCCGAGGCCCGCATCGTCTCGGCCGCGACCGACCGCGAAAACACGCGAAAGCTCGAGCACGCCGGCGCGGACGCGGTGATCAGCCCGTCGGTGCTCGGCGGACACCTGCTGGTCCAGTCGGCGCTCGGCAAGGACGAGAGTCCGCTGATCGAGCACATCATGGGCGGCGACTGACCTCGGGAGTCGAGCGTCGGAATCGTTTTAGATCGCCGACGTGAAGTCGGCAGCGATGGCGATTCCGACGTGGACGTGGACCGAACGCGCGCGGGAGGGGGCGCTGGCCGTCGCCGGCGCCGACGAGCAGACGGACGACCGCGAGACCGCGACGGATCCGTCGCGGACCGCCGACGAGTTCGAACTGCTCGCGAACTCGATCCGACTCGAGATCCTGCTGGCGCTGGCCGACCGGGAGACGCCGCTGCGCTACACCGACCTCCGGGCGGCGACGTCGACCGACGACAACGGCACGCTCAATTATCACCTGCGGCGACTCGAGCCGTACGTCTCCGGCGGCGACGGGAACGGCAGTAGCGGTAACGACGGTGCCGGCGGCGATGGCGGTGCCAGCAACGATGGCGGTGCCGGCTACGAACTGACGCCTCGCGGTCGGCGGTTGCTGGACCGACTGTCGCTCTCGTGACGGCAGTCGAGCCCGTCGGCACCCGCTAACCGCGCCGTCGTCTCGT
This portion of the Haloterrigena gelatinilytica genome encodes:
- a CDS encoding Vms1/Ankzf1 family peptidyl-tRNA hydrolase is translated as MFDALLGRASLKERIDELEEKNERLRNRYEAESERRSEAATARQDAEERVNRLEDRIAQLEGELEQLAGDEAGLSVRRRDRLRGRRLEAVVDRLTSFRTGPEGALTAILREDEGSETLAEAFDVDLETPLGDRAALVDEAAPCVLCLDDTGLIAAALEPPAMPDRALEDDSRIAWDDRFRLEREWFLPTGRYALALVRTDLFALGTYEDGDRVDYRGFESDVKGNHSKGGFSQARFERIRDDQIDDHLERCRETLSERVDDGNRLFLAGQRGVVETLAEDAGLEPAGTAAVDATGDPKSALEDAHRSFWTAEFRAF
- a CDS encoding DUF5802 family protein → MFEVFSRSYYLGRLYVTPTDGDRALMHSEQHERINEEVYATGDGLERLDAPLVMKLESSHFPVHGDDAVPTNTLAVPEPMLEDTDVRNPPSLREVLLARRERAEQLLAWTTGLPGSDAGSGDDYPTAGT
- a CDS encoding metalloregulator ArsR/SmtB family transcription factor, giving the protein MDSAALLDLLGNENRRRILRLLARKPCYVTEISDYLGVSPKAVIEHLRKLEEAGLIESRVDDQRRKYFHIARNVRLEVNVSPYGFASKSAYPASSSFDLTTCRHLSLDVAWEDADELDDLLRALEDLEQLENELSLAQRWVQGRLCDVLDRISETVGTGPESRIYADLLASIRTEPKSVGELSEDVDAPREVVADLLESMADEGVVRRTERGWELTTG
- a CDS encoding YybS family protein — protein: MSDRSDEVTESRDTDDLLEETESLLSGSDVEADSGTGAASTPEDRPGAGGDVGAIDDPLGSGTLQSSDEPAPSTAAPAESSRSRLGRLRDRLTPGRSPGDYFSPRAFLELVLLVGAGLVGGGMMLPFAGRMLGMLGVAFAVGLLTSKRRYLEMGAAGTAVGGVSAVLSNAVLAIAGSTQAVLAVGVTIGLVGCLLGYYFGRDLRNGLTQDIE
- the gatD gene encoding Glu-tRNA(Gln) amidotransferase subunit GatD, with translation MNPGDRVRVDRADRTYEGVLLPSSTDDHLVVKLEGGYNVGVDRAEAEIETLEEDVYEIDGTDATGPEDDDASDEGADSEIEFDDDLPTISLLSTGGTIASTVDYRTGAVTAQFDAEDVLRAVPDLAGRANYRGRVVANILSENMEPPLWQDLARAVYEEIEAGADGVVVMHGTDTMQYSASALSFMLETPVPIVFTGSQRSADRPSSDNVMNAVSAVEAAKSDCAEVLVCMHASESDDVCALHRGTRVRKNHTSRRDAFETVGAEPLGTVDYDTEEIEFRRDYQQRGEADLELREDLADDVELLKFTPGMDPEFLDVVEGSEGLIIEGTGLGHVHTDLIPRIEELIENGTTTVMTSQCLEGRVCDRVYDTGRDLLEAGVVEAGDTLPGTAKVKLMWALEHSDDVEEAMGTSLAGEIQERSVPWE
- a CDS encoding GNAT family N-acetyltransferase; the encoded protein is MVLDSVSDFGLEIRRATHDDYAAVADFTGDIWPDRGGDYIPRVYHEWLEDEPGQGKKTFLAEVDGEPAGIVQGVMLTDDEAWFQSLRVAADYRRRGVSRRLNEATFEWARERGATVGRVMIFSWNAASFGAARTSGFEPLTEFRFAHPDPDPDAAADLEAAVDDAYRVSSDPTAAWRYWTHSDAREHLDGLAMAPEESWAVRELTRADLEADETAVFAVEGPDGLAGMAYRSRTYEREVDGDSSDDETGTESETWAEYGVGAWESVDAARALFAAIARDAADLGADETRVLIPETPRHVTDVPYAGADISEEPDFVLGIDLTGE
- a CDS encoding ubiquitin-like small modifier protein 1, which encodes MATEWKLFADLAERAGDKHVTVDADAGDTVGDALEQLVADRPDLEARVLEDGDLRSQINVLRNGTNVLVEEEGLETVLEEGDELALFPPVSGG
- a CDS encoding TrkA C-terminal domain-containing protein, translating into MTLAAAPGLEPILSQAVSTEALFDALVGIAGFALLAGGTAAGVAFVFRWYSADGIPEGVAILLGVSMVAIWLNAQSALQQVISGDAELLELSTVAFTVAAFVASAIAADGGRRLGDHLATDVFAVATPRTITEVGQLVRSAGRVVAVELPEEIADVDGYDSVEESTKTELAGHTLLFPRRLSTDDLRERLIARLERDYGIGHVDVEFGTDRTIDYLALGSRPAGIGSTLAPGTVAVAIRGDPAPDASPGDAVRIWRRDEDSLRRAAGGELRGVADDVATVAVDADDAGTLSTDEEYRLVTLPRDPGAERDLVSLLRAADETVTTLPVDAGDPLEGAAVGSLPVFVLAVDRGAAGADPLALPSSETRLEAGDVAYVLGRPDALRRIGDLERPLTADLESDADAEAGASSDADSDADSDAATDPTANDDPESVDGTPPERTRER